The sequence ataaatcagatcttgttacacatcggagaagtcactcaggtgagaagccatttccatgttctgagtgtgggaaatgttttacactgaaatcacatcttgttaaacatcagagatgtcacacaggtgagaaaccatttccatgttctgagtgtgcaaaatgttttgcacataaatcagatcttgttacacatcggagaagtcacacaggtgaaaaaccattttcatgttctgagtgtgcgaAATGTTATgcacataaatcagatcttgttgcacatcggagaagtcacacaggtgagaagccattttcatgttctgaatgtgggaaatgttttgcacataaatcacatcttgttacacatcagagaagtcatacaggtgagaaaccattttcatgttctgagtgtgggaaatgttttacacagcaatcaaatctgattacacatcagagaagtcacacaggtgagaaaccatttccatgttctgagtgtgggaaatgttttacactgaaaacaaatcttgttacacatcagaaaagtcacacaagtgagaaaccattttcatgttctgaatgtgggaaatgttttacactgaaatcagaacatgttacacatcagagaagtcacacaggtgaaaaaccattttcatgttctgaatgtgggaaatgttttgcacataaatcaaaactcgttacacatcagagaagtcacacaggtgagaaaccattttcatgttctgagtgtcggaaatgttttacacagcaatcaaatctgattacacatcagagaagtcacacgggtgagaaaccatttccatgttctgagtgtggaaaatgttttacactgaaatcaaatcttgttacacatcagagaagtcacacaagtgagaggtcatatccatgctctgagtgtgagaagtaaatcagctctgtttcacacaatagacatcacacaggtgaggaTCCTTTTTATTCTTATCACCATtgccatgcaatgttcctcaaggttcttatcctatctcctatgctttttgctgcCACTGGGTGAAACAATAAGACGTCATGCTCTTGTCTACCACTGctgtgcagatgacctgtctttttctCTGTGTACTCGGAAACCCAATACTAATCCTaagtggctgtctagctgagctccaggtgtgggtgatggtagttgtctgtggggcagatgtattaagcctggagaagtgataaagcagtgataaatgcaaggtgataacgcaccagccaatcagctcctaaccgtaaATTTaaattttggagctgattggctggtgtgttatcacgttacatttatcactggtttatcacttctctaggcttaatacatctgcccctgtgactCAGTCCTTGAGTAACAGAGGTCTTTATGGTAGAAGCTCACAAACAAAGGTCAAGACTACAGCTTCACCAACCAACTGAAGTTACGCtttggggttcagagttacaaaatgctggtcatgtgctgaGTCTTGGCATTGTCTTGGATTGTGTCTGACACAAACAACAGGTATCAGCCATATTCGAATCCTCGTTCTTTCATCAGTGGACCATATCCAAAATCAAGCACCTGATTCTTTTCGAAGATCTACCtgaagtcatacatgcacttgtatcatcacgcatagactactgccatacgctctacctgggtctcccaacaacagaattgcaccgcttgtatttTGTACCTAACCATCCCGTTCCGCCACATAACACCCTTTCTCTGCTCCttccac comes from Pseudophryne corroboree isolate aPseCor3 chromosome 3 unlocalized genomic scaffold, aPseCor3.hap2 SUPER_3_unloc_8, whole genome shotgun sequence and encodes:
- the LOC134984774 gene encoding gastrula zinc finger protein XlCGF57.1-like, which gives rise to MYVTDIKAEDTEGAEETPALSADPPDPGECSPDHSDIGASVTALTVDTAFPCSIDAKCFPQNTKALNPQTGKAGERPFLCSECGKCFTYKSYLLRHQSSHTGKRPFPCSECGKCFAHKSDLVTHQRSHTGEKPFSCSECGKCFTLKSHLVKHQRSHTGERPFPCSECGKCFTYKSALVIHQRSHTGERPFPCSECGKCFAHKSDLVTHRRSHSGEKPFPCSECGKCFTLKSHLVKHQRCHTGEKPFPCSECAKCFAHKSDLVTHRRSHTGEKPFSCSECAKCYAHKSDLVAHRRSHTGEKPFSCSECGKCFAHKSHLVTHQRSHTGEKPFSCSECGKCFTQQSNLITHQRSHTGEKPFPCSECGKCFTLKTNLVTHQKSHTSEKPFSCSECGKCFTLKSEHVTHQRSHTGEKPFSCSECGKCFAHKSKLVTHQRSHTGEKPFSCSECRKCFTQQSNLITHQRSHTGEKPFPCSECGKCFTLKSNLVTHQRSHTSERSYPCSECEK